The proteins below come from a single Stomoxys calcitrans chromosome 1, idStoCalc2.1, whole genome shotgun sequence genomic window:
- the LOC106094688 gene encoding putative phosphatidate phosphatase, with translation MSCCNNPNTRLLMRLIVDILLLSSVFTVALIILPQLLRTRHRGFFCGDQSIAYPFKQETLLKRIHVTILVIAVPAAMVIIIEMLRVTFPAPKSSTSTAKMGHVPKPPQRYVFVGVRIPTFVSECYNLMGVYLFGLALVLIATSCTKHFAGRLAPYFMDVCQPLLPANVTACSDPAHFGRFIEFYTCSSLTATPQILNSMRQSFPSAHAATTAYAMFFLAIYMQVRLKTGWIKLWRCLMQFGAIVIALLVALERVGSYRHHWTDVAMGIFIGGLMAFFMTMYVSPLFKQVPVKVRRVRDDASNIYGYYTIPSLNYMVIICDYIVMQDGVNSLPSGTLK, from the coding sequence ATGAGCTGCTGCAATAATCCCAATACCCGCCTACTCATGAGGCTTATCGTGGACATTCTATTACTCTCCAGCGTTTTCACTGTGGCCCTGATTATTCTGCCTCAGCTTTTACGCACCCGACATCGCGGCTTCTTTTGCGGTGACCAATCCATTGCGTATCCCTTCAAGCAGGAAACTTTGCTAAAACGCATTCATGTGACGATTTTGGTGATTGCCGTACCTGCGGCCATGGTCATCATCATTGAAATGTTGCGCGTTACCTTTCCAGCTCCGAAATCTTCCACCTCAACGGCTAAGATGGGACACGTGCCAAAGCCGCCACAGCGCTATGTTTTTGTGGGTGTTCGCATACCCACCTTTGTGAGTGAGTGCTATAACCTGATGGGCGTTTACCTGTTTGGCTTGGCATTGGTGCTAATCGCCACCAGCTGTACCAAACATTTTGCCGGACGCCTAGCACCCTACTTCATGGATGTGTGCCAGCCTCTGTTGCCGGCAAATGTGACCGCCTGCTCGGATCCTGCACACTTTGGGCGGTTTATTGAATTCTATACCTGCTCTTCGCTGACAGCTACACCACAAATCCTAAACAGTATGCGTCAATCATTTCCCAGTGCCCATGCTGCCACTACTGCCTATGCCATGTTTTTTCTAGCCATTTACATGCAGGTTCGTCTCAAGACCGGTTGGATTAAATTGTGGCGGTGTTTGATGCAATTCGGCGCTATTGTCATTGCCCTTTTGGTCGCTTTGGAGCGTGTGGGCTCGTATCGGCATCATTGGACTGATGTGGCTATGGGCATTTTCATTGGTGGCCTAATGGCTTTCTTCATGACCATGTATGTGTCGCCGCTCTTCAAACAGGTGCCCGTAAAAGTGCGGAGGGTACGAGATGATGCTTCAAATATTTATGGATACTATACG